One genomic window of Halobellus limi includes the following:
- a CDS encoding IMPACT family protein — protein MTDEPDDPDARPTSFRTVAGPGESRFEVKGSEFIGYVSPANTVQEAESFVDRIRERHPDATHNVPAYRVPADAESASSTGATRAAGTMLREYQSDDGEPSGSSGKPALNVLVQREIRNVAAVVTRYYGGTNLGVGGLARAYSRAVKDAVDDAGVVETVPHERFVVTVEYDDSGTVRGLLESADVEFEATYEADVTFAVRAPVDAAASLRDRIRSATSGRADIER, from the coding sequence GTGACGGACGAACCCGATGATCCGGATGCTCGCCCGACGTCGTTCCGCACGGTGGCCGGTCCGGGCGAGTCCCGCTTCGAGGTGAAGGGCTCGGAGTTCATCGGCTACGTTTCACCCGCGAACACGGTTCAGGAGGCCGAGTCGTTCGTCGATCGGATCCGCGAGCGACATCCGGACGCGACGCACAACGTCCCCGCGTACCGGGTTCCTGCAGACGCCGAGTCGGCATCCTCCACGGGCGCGACCCGGGCCGCCGGAACGATGCTCAGAGAGTACCAGTCCGACGACGGCGAGCCGTCGGGATCGTCGGGAAAGCCCGCGCTGAACGTCCTCGTCCAGCGCGAGATACGGAACGTCGCGGCCGTCGTCACGCGGTACTACGGCGGGACGAACTTGGGCGTCGGCGGCCTGGCCCGGGCGTACTCACGCGCGGTCAAAGACGCCGTCGACGACGCGGGTGTCGTCGAGACGGTCCCGCACGAGCGCTTCGTCGTCACCGTCGAATACGACGACTCGGGCACGGTCCGCGGACTCCTCGAAAGCGCTGACGTGGAGTTCGAGGCGACGTACGAAGCCGACGTCACGTTCGCGGTCCGCGCGCCGGTCGACGCGGCCGCGTCGCTCCGCGATCGGATCCGGAGCGCGACGAGCGGCCGCGCCGACATCGAGCGTTGA
- a CDS encoding amino acid-binding protein has translation MFDEIMQKFEGSPSQQAVIRLLLERGFSVNDDGRVVSGGIEIPNTGIAREIDVDRRVVDSTTTAILDDEELRRIFQNISSIPSLMDLAPVLDLSVLTIDPTDAERPGIVAEITSRLADRDISIRQTISEDPEFTDDPKLYVVTDEPIPGDLLNELSELDFVHRISIA, from the coding sequence ATGTTCGACGAGATTATGCAGAAGTTCGAGGGGAGTCCCAGCCAGCAGGCGGTCATCCGTCTGCTCCTCGAACGCGGGTTCTCGGTGAACGACGACGGGCGGGTCGTCTCCGGCGGCATCGAGATCCCCAACACCGGTATCGCCCGCGAAATCGACGTCGACCGCCGCGTCGTCGATTCCACGACGACGGCCATCCTCGACGACGAGGAACTCAGACGGATCTTCCAGAACATCTCGTCGATCCCGAGTCTGATGGACCTCGCACCGGTCCTCGACCTGTCGGTGTTGACGATCGACCCGACGGACGCCGAACGTCCCGGCATCGTCGCGGAGATCACGTCCCGACTCGCCGACCGCGACATCTCGATCCGCCAGACGATCAGTGAGGACCCGGAGTTCACCGACGACCCGAAACTCTACGTCGTCACCGACGAGCCGATCCCCGGCGACCTGCTGAACGAACTGTCCGAACTCGACTTCGTCCACCGGATCAGCATCGCGTAG